ATCTCCAGCGCGAGCAGCCCTCGCTCGCCTTTGGCCAGGGGGCCCACCACTGCATCGGGGCGATGCTGGCGCGGATGGAGGCCCACCGGGGCCTGGAGGCCCTGCTGGCGCGCTTCCAGGGTTTCACCCGGCTGTCGTCCGAGGTGCCCTGGAACCTGTCGTTCGCGGTCCGGGGCCCGGCGTGCCTGCCCTTGCGGTTCATGCCGGCCAGGTAACCGGGAGGCTTGTGGTGGGTGGCCGGGTAGCCGACACTCCCGGGTGCCCATGGCCACCCGTGCGGAACGTCGCTTTCAGGCTCTCGTGCTTGCCCCCGTGCGGCGCGTGCAGCGGCGTCTCAACGCGATGGCCTGGGCCGAGGCGGGAATCGCCCCCCTGTGGGCCGCCGCCACCGTCTGTGTCGCCGCCCGGTTGCTGGTGCGCGGCGCCACGCCGTGGGCCCTGCCGGTGTGTCTGGCCGCGGGCGGCGTGGCGTGGTGGCTCCGGGCGCGGGGCCGGCGGGTTTCCTTCCAGCACGCGGCGGTGCTCGCGGACCGCTCGGCCGAGGCCGGCGGGCTGCTGCTCACCCGCCTGGAGCGCCCCGCCGGGGAGTGGGAGCTGGCCGTCAACCAGCTCGCCCAGGCGGTGAAGCCCCCGCGCCTGCCCTGGCAGCGCCCCGCGGCGGCGCTCGCGGGGGCCGTGCTCTTCCTGGTGGCGGGGCTGCTCCTGCCGCTGCCGCCGCTCACCGTGCGGCCCCCCAACGCGGCGGCCACGTCCCTGGTGACCGCCGTCCAGGCCAAGGCCGAGGCGCTCGCGCAGGAGGAGCCCCTGGGCGCGCCCCTGGAGGACGAGCTGCGCCGGCTGGCCGAGGAGGCCGCCGGGGGCCGCTTCGATGCCGCCGACTGGGAGGCCGTGGATGGGGTGGAGCAGCGGCTGGCCGAGCGGGCCGCCGAGGCTGGCGCGGAGCTGGCGGGCGCCGCCGAGGCCGCCCGGGAGCTGGAAGAGGCCCTCGGGGCCGCGGGCGGCGCGGAGAGCGCGGCGCTGGAGCGGGAGCAGCTGGAGCGGGCCCTGATGGCCCTCGGGCAGGGAAGCGCGGCGCCAGGGGCGGAGGCCGGGGGGGAGCAGGGCGAGGATGCCCAGGCGCGCGCCTCGGCCCAGGCGGCCGCGGGAGGGAACCTCGATCAGGTGTCGGACCTCCGCCAGACGTTGGAGCGGCGCCAGGAGCAGCTGGCGCGACAGTTCGGACAGGGCTCCGCGGGAAAGCCAGGGCAGGGCACCGGGCAGCGCGCGGGGGCCTCCCAAAAGGGCGCTTCGCCGGGTGAGGGCCAGGGCGAGGGCGAGGGGCAGAGCGGACAGGCGGGGCACGCGAGCCGGTCCGTCCAGAAGGGCACGGGCACCGGGGTGGGGCGGGGCGGGGAGAGCCAGCCGCTCGTCTTCGGGGACGAGGCTCAGATGGATCCGGACCGGCTGAAGTTCCAGCCCCTTCCGCCCGGCCAGGGCGGCGAGGCCGGCGAGCTGTGGGGACTTCGGGCCGCGGAGCCCCGGAAGGACGGCGTCCCCGTGCCGCCCTCGGCCGTGCGCGGCACGGGCGCCCCGGGCGAGGCGGCGCCGGGGCATTCCACCGCCCCACTGCTGCCGCGCAACCGCGACCTCGTGAAGCGATACTTTGGTGGCGAATGAGAAACGGAAGGTGCCGGCGTGTCTGAGCTCTTGAGCCCCGCCGAGGTGCAGGGTGCGGCGGAGGTGGCGGCCCAGGTGAAGCAGGGGCTCGCCCAGGTGTTGCTCGATCAGGAGACGGTCGTCGAGCAGGTGGTGGTGGCTGTGCTCGCGCGCGGGCACGTGCTCCTGGAGGGCTTGCCCGGCCTGGGGAAGACCGAGCTGTGCAAGGCGCTCGCGCGGCTCCTGGGCCTGCCCTTCCGCCGCATCCAGTTCACCCCGGACCTGCTGCCGGGCGACATCACCGGCACCTACGTGCTGGAGGGCGAGGGCCGCCGCGAGTTCACCTTCCGCGAGGGGCCCCTGTTCGCCAACGTCGTCCTCGCCGATGAAATCAACCGCTCCAGCCCCAAGACGCAGTCGGCCCTGCTGGAGGCGATGCAGGAGCGCAGCGTGACGGTGCTGGGCCAGACGCGCCCCCTGCCCGAGCCCTTCTTCGTGCTTGCCACGCAGAACCCCATCGAGCTGGAGGGCACCTACCCCCTGCCCGAGGCCCAGCTCGACCGCTTCCTCTTCCGGGTGCAGGTGCCCCCCGTGGGCGCGCGCACGCTCACCACCCTGCTCACCACGCGCGTGCGCGGGGCGCCGCCCGTGTTGCCGCCGCTGCTCGACGCGGAGCGCCTGGCGCGGCTCTTCGCCGCCGTGGACCGCGTGCACCTGCCCGTGCCCGTGGCGGACTTCATCGGCCGGCTCGTGGAGGCCTCGGATCCGCGCCAGCCCCACGCCCCGGAGGCCGTGCGCCGCCTGGTGCGCTATGGCGCCTCGCCTCGCGCCGCGCTCGCGCTCGCCGCCGCGGGCCGGGCCCTGTCGCTGATGCGCGGCAAGCCCAACGTGGGCTTCGACGAGGTGGTGGCCACGGCGCCCGCCATCCTCAACCACCGGCTCGTGCTCGCCTACGAGGCCTCGCTGGAGAAGGTGGCCGCCACCGACGTCATCCAGGCGCTGCTCCAGGCCGTGCCCGAGGTGCCGCGTGGGTAGCCTCGGCGTCCTCCTGGCCGCGCTGCTCCTGACGGCGCCCGTGGCGGCGGAGCCCCCTCCCGTGTCCGGAGACGCGGACACGGCCCTTCCGGAGGCCGCGGCGGAGGCGCCTCCGGCGGAGGCGGAGGCGGCGGCCCCGGTGATGGCGGCCGTGGCCGAGGTGGAGGCGCCGGTCCCGGCCCCGGTGGCGTACACGGATCTCGCGGGCACCCTGGAGAGCTTCGACGAGCTGGGCTGGCTGCGCGTGTCGGTGCGCAGCAGCTCGCTCCGGGCCCGGAGCGGCTACTCCCCCCTGGAGGTCATCCTCCACAGCACCGATGCCAGGCCGCACCCGGTGACGGTGGCGTTCCAGGGCCACAGCGCCGCCACGACGAGGGTCTCCCGGACGGTGGAGCTGGGGGCCCGGCAGCGGCTGGCCCTGTATCTGCTGGTACCCGCCTCGATGGCCGCGGGCTCCGTCAGCGTGACGGTGCCCGGCAATCCGCCAGTCAACGCCCACAGCGTGTACCTGTACCGGCCCGGCGGGCTCACGGCCCTGGTGATTGGAGACCGGAAGGGGTTCGAGGCGGGCACGTCCCTGCCCCTGTCCGAGGAGGAGCAGCCCGCCCACCTGAGCACCCTCTTCGTGCCGGCGCAGCAGGCCCCGCGCGAGCTGGCCGCCTACGTGGGCTTTGACGTGGTGATGGTGACGGAGGAGGTGGCGAGCCTGCCCCCGGACCTCTGGGCCACGCTCGAGCACCAGGCGGCCGCCGGGGGGGCCCTCCTGCTCATGCAGCCGCCCCGGGATCTCCTCCCGCGCT
Above is a genomic segment from Stigmatella erecta containing:
- a CDS encoding AAA family ATPase; this encodes MSELLSPAEVQGAAEVAAQVKQGLAQVLLDQETVVEQVVVAVLARGHVLLEGLPGLGKTELCKALARLLGLPFRRIQFTPDLLPGDITGTYVLEGEGRREFTFREGPLFANVVLADEINRSSPKTQSALLEAMQERSVTVLGQTRPLPEPFFVLATQNPIELEGTYPLPEAQLDRFLFRVQVPPVGARTLTTLLTTRVRGAPPVLPPLLDAERLARLFAAVDRVHLPVPVADFIGRLVEASDPRQPHAPEAVRRLVRYGASPRAALALAAAGRALSLMRGKPNVGFDEVVATAPAILNHRLVLAYEASLEKVAATDVIQALLQAVPEVPRG